One genomic window of Centropristis striata isolate RG_2023a ecotype Rhode Island chromosome 20, C.striata_1.0, whole genome shotgun sequence includes the following:
- the fignl1 gene encoding fidgetin-like protein 1, translating to MSGAHLDEWQRRSFDISSGNCTPEQTADAYRAHILSIQYAWASSQLSQAGMASLLRTYTERYAAVLDSDDPRTGLNNYAESALHLARSQRNYSDKWESSLTAESVLELPCVQRMIQAGAGGGGSLLAPEDVNITVGQDSRGSSLSAPSTGVRSEAALFKPINPPQHKLEPNKTAINPATNITSARPMSSEGKPGNTNSFPRPPARPQSVFSHPSSAPPQGNPGPAGGTQNYPPSFFPTSNPSKRKNFYNPDGGEAARGQHGGQAGTDPRAGSNFKTAREQFIVDQQRKHSNQTQRGQSNWVAASVKKSLGANRPRGACSKFVSPIPRQEEEEAAGASHNANQEPQIVDERLKNFEPKIIELIMSEIMDHGPPVSWDDIAGLEFAKTTIKEIVVWPMLRPDIFTGLRGPPKGILLFGPPGTGKTLIGKCIACQSGATFFSISASSLTSKWVGEGEKMVRALFAIARCHQPAVIFIDEIDSLLSQRTDGEHDSSRRIKTEFLVQLDGAATAAEDRILVVGATNRPQEIDEAARRRLAKRLYIPLPEAAARRQIVANLMAQEKNQLREPELEGVVTATEGFSGADMTQLCREAALGPIRSITLSDIATITADQVRPILHSDFQEALKTVRPSVSSKDLELYEEWNKTFGCGR from the coding sequence ATGAGTGGAGCACACCTGGACGAATGGCAGAGGAGGTCCTTTGACATTTCATCTGGCAACTGTACACCTGAACAGACGGCCGATGCTTACCGGGCCCACATCCTCTCCATTCAGTATGCATGGGCAAGCTCCCAGCTCTCTCAGGCCGGCATGGCCAGCCTGCTCAGGACCTACACGGAGCGCTACGCCGCAGTGCTGGACTCGGATGACCCCCGCACAGGGCTGAACAACTATGCAGAGAGCGCGCTGCATCTGGCCCGCAGTCAGAGGAACTACAGTGACAAATGGGAGTCGTCCCTGACGGCGGAGAGTGTGCTGGAGCTGCCCTGCGTGCAGAGGATGATTCAGGCAGGGGCAGGGGGAGGAGGCTCCCTGCTAGCACCAGAAGATGTGAACATAACTGTGGGACAGGACAGCAGAGGCAGCTCCCTGTCTGCTCCCTCGACCGGAGTCAGGTCAGAGGCTGCATTGTTCAAACCTATAAATCCACCACAGCATAAATTGGAGCCCAACAAAACTGCCATTAATCCTGCTACTAATATAACCTCAGCAAGGCCAATGAGCTCTGAGGGGAAGCCAGGAAATACAAACTCATTCCCTCGACCCCCAGCCCGACCACAGTCTGTGTTTAGCCATCCTTCATCAGCTCCTCCACAGGGAAACCCTGGCCCTGCTGGGGGCACACAAAACTATCCGCCCTCCTTCTTCCCCACCTCTAACCCATCTAAGCGGAAGAATTTTTACAACCCagatggaggagaagctgcCAGGGGGCAACACGGAGGTCAAGCAGGCACTGACCCGCGAGCTGGAAGCAACTTTAAAACGGCTCGTGAGCAGTTCATTGTTGATCAGCAGAGAAAACACTCCAATCAGACCCAGAGAGGTCAGAGCAACTGGGTGGCAGCATCTGTGAAGAAATCTCTGGGTGCTAACAGGCCTCGAGGTGCGTGCTCTAAGTTCGTGTCACCCATTCCAcgacaggaggaggaagaagcagCAGGGGCGAGCCACAACGCCAATCAGGAACCTCAGATTGTGGACGAGCGTCTGAAAAACTTTGAGCCAAAAATAATCGAGCTGATCATGAGTGAGATCATGGACCACGGGCCTCCTGTTTCGTGGGATGATATAGCAGGCCTGGAGTTTGCCAAGACCACTATAAAGGAGATTGTGGTTTGGCCCATGCTGCGACCTGACATCTTTACTGGCCTCCGCGGTCCTCCCAAAGGCATCCTGCTGTTTGGACCCCCCGGGACTGGAAAAACACTGATCGGAAAGTGCATAGCCTGCCAGTCAGGTGCTACTTTCTTTAGCATCAGTGCTTCATCGCTTACATCCAAGTGGGTGGGCGAGGGAGAGAAAATGGTGCGTGCCCTGTTTGCGATCGCCCGCTGCCACCAGCCTGCCGTCATTTTCATCGATGAAATTGACTCGCTGTTGTCCCAGCGGACGGACGGAGAGCACGACTCGTCTCGTAGGATAAAGACAGAGTTCTTGGTTCAGCTGGACGGGGCAGCCACGGCAGCGGAGGACCGCATCCTGGTGGTGGGTGCCACCAACCGGCCTCAAGAGATAGACGAAGCTGCCCGACGACGCCTGGCGAAGAGGTTATACATCCCTCTGCCCGAAGCAGCCGCCCGCCGGCAGATAGTAGCTAACCTCATGGCTCAGGAGAAGAATCAGCTGAGAGAGCCGGAGCTGGAGGGCGTGGTCACCGCCACTGAGGGCTTCTCAGGGGCCGACATGACGCAGCTGTGTCGAGAGGCGGCGCTGGGGCCGATCCGCAGCATCACGCTCAGTGACATCGCCACCATCACTGCAGATCAGGTGAGACCGATCCTCCACAGTGACTTCCAGGAGGCCCTGAAGACCGTACGGCCCAGCGTCTCATCTAAAGACCTGGAGCTGTACGAAGAGTGGAACAAGACGTTTGGATGTGGACGTTGA